Below is a genomic region from Azoarcus sp. KH32C.
TTGCTGGGGCTGGAGCCCACCGACCTCGCTCGAAGAGTGGCGGAAGCGGCGGGCGACGTGCTCGGACGGCTCGAACCGGTGACGCCGGCGGTGGCCTTCCCGCTGCGTTTCATGCGGGTCGAGTGCGTGGTCAAGCCGCGACTGGCCTTGGTCGGCGATGCCGCTCATGCGATCCATCCTTTGTCCGGCCACGGCATCAATCTCGGATTCCATGATGCGAAGCAGCTCGCCGACATGCTTCGCGCATTGCCCCCGTGGCGCGATCCCGGCGATCTCGCAGTACTGCGAGGCTATGCGCGGGCGCGCGCCGAGGAGCCCTGGTTGCTGCAATATACGACGCACGGGCTCAATCGCCTGTTCGGGTCGCGTAATCCCCTGGTTTCGGTTTTGCGCAATGTCGGATTGAACCTGACCGACCGGGTCCCGGTCGTAAGGGACGTGCTCGTGCGCTATGCAACGAGCGGACGGTTCTGATTTTCTGGAGAGTTTGATGGCGATCGAAAAACTGCGCGCGATGGTGGCTGCGCTGGGAACGGTGGCGGTGGTGCTGCCGGGAGTGGCGTACGCGGACGAGGCGGCGGTGAAGAAGGCCGTGGAGGCGTTTGTCGGATCGCCCAGCGCCGTCGAGTCGGTCGCCAAGGTCCCTTACGGCGGGCTGTATGAAGTGCTGATGAAGAGCGGGGAGCTCGTTTATACGGACGACAAGGTCACGTTCCTGCTCGACGGCCGTGTCATCGACACCAAGACGCGTCGTGATGTCACGGCCGCACGGATGGCGCAGTTGTCGGCGATCGATTTCGGAACGCTGCCGCTCGACCAGGCGATCAAGCAGGTACGGGGCAATGGCTCGCGCGTGCTGGTCACCTTCGAGGACCCGAACTGCACCTACTGCAAGCGCCTGGCGAAAGAGCTGACGCAGGTGAAGAACGTGACGCTTTATACCTTCCTGTATCCGATCCTGACGCCGGACTCGACCGAGAAGTCGCGCACGATCTGGTGTTCGAAGGACCGGGCCAAAGCCTGGAACGACTGGATTCTCGAGGCGAAGGCGCCTCCTTCCGGGCCGAAGTGTGATAGCGAGGTCGTCGACCGCAACGTCGAGTTGGGGCGCAAGCTGCGCATCAACGGAACGCCGACGCTCTTCCTCGCGGACGGGCGCCGGATCGGCGGTTATGTCGCTGCGGCCCAGCTGGAGGAGGCGCTCGCGGGCGTGACCAAGTAAGGGCAGTCCTGCCGGGCGCGGATCGTTCTTGATCCGCGGCTCGGCGGTTGTTTATTGAGCGGCATCGTCCCTGGGTTGCAGGACCCACAGTTGGCCTTGCTGGCGCATTCGTCCTGCCTGGGTGCCGGCTTCGGCACCGAATCCCCAGAAGAAGTCGGCGCGCACCGCGCCCTTGATGGCCCCGCCGGTGTCCTGGGCGAACATCAGGCGCCGCAATGGTCGATCGGAGAGCGGGAACGTGCTCGAGAGGAAGACCGGCGCACCGAGGGGAATGCTGCGCGGATCGACGGCGATGCTCCGCCCTGCCGTCAGCGGAACACCCAGGGCGCCGGTCGGGCCGTCATTGGTCGCGGCCATTTCCTTGAAGAACACGTAGCTTGGATTGCTGTGTAAGAGTTCGGGCAGCCGTTGCGGGTTGGTCTTTGCCCAGTTCTTGATGCCTTCCATCGAGGCTTTTTCGAGGGGCAGCTCGCCTTGGGCGACGAGCCAGCGGCCGATCGACTGGTAGGGATGGCCGTTCTGGTCCGCGTAGCCGACGCGGACGCGCGTCCCGTCGGGCAATTCGACGCGGCCCGAGCCTTGGACCTGCAGGAAGAAGAGCTCGATGGGGTCGGCCGCCCATAGGAGCACCGGGGCCGGCGTGCGGTCCTGCATTGCGTCGAATTCGGCGCGAGTCCAATAGGGGACCACCTTGTTGCCGACGAGGCGGCCGCGGAGCCGCAAATTACGCAGGTCCGGATAGAGATCGCCGAAGTCGACGGTGAGCAGGTCGGGTGGAACGCCGTGTATCGGCCACGGGTAGCGGTCGGAGCGCGTGCGGCTGCCCTTGATCAGGGGCTCGTAATAGCCGGTGATGAGGCCCTCGGTCGAGTTGTCAGGGTTGTGGACGGCCCACGGGACGAGCTTGTCCTCGATCAGGCGGCGAATCGCCGGCGCTGCGGGACGGTCGCCGAGGGCTTGAGCTGCGTCGCAGAAGGGCTTCCAGCGCGCCTGCTTGGCGAGTCCCTTGCAAGAGGCGCGCAGTGCCGGCCAGGCCTGGGTCAGGTCGTCATTCGTCCAGCCGTTGAGTTCGCCCCACTGCGCGCGCTGCAGCGGGGCTGCGGGTGGGGGGACTTCCGTCGGCGCAACCGGGGGGCTGACCGTCGGAGCCGGGCATACGGGGCAGGCAGGGCAGGCCCTGGGGGGCGGGCAGGTCTGCGTGTTGTCACCGGCTATGGGGGCCGGAGGCTGGCTTGCGCAGGCAGCGAGGAGGGAGGCAGCCAGGAGAACGAGGGGACGGCAGGCAGAGTAACGGGTGGAGCGCCGTTTCATGGGGATTCGGTTTGACGGGACGACGAAGGCTCGCCAGTATAGCGGCGACTGGCGGCAGGTGCCCGGCGAGCTCGATGTCTTTGCGGAGGCAGCATGTGGGTCATTTTTCTCGAGGCGGGCGTTGCCTTGGCCTTGTTACTGATCATTGTTTGGGCGACCTGGCCGAAAGGCCGTGATACGAAAGAGATCGAAGGGAGTAGTGAGCACGATGAATGACGTCGTTCGTCTGATCGCACGCGCAGAGCAGTTGATGGATCGTTTGGAGTTGTTGTTGCCGCGCGCGGCGGAGGCGCCGGATTGGTCGGCAGCCGTGGCTTTCCTGTGGCGGCGGCGCAACGGCCGGGCCTGGCTGCAGCCGATCGTGCATCCGCACGGAATCCGCCTCAAGGATCTGCGCGATATCGACGACCAGAAGGCCCGTATCGACCAGAACACGCGGCAGTTCCTGGCCGGCCGCCGCGCCAACAACGTCCTGCTGACCGGCGCACGCGGGACGGGCAAGTCCTCGCTCGTCAAAGCCCTGCTGAATGCGTATGCGCCGAAGGGGCTGCGCCTGATCGAGGTCGACAAGGCCGATCTGATCGACCTGCCGGAGATCGTCGATCTGGTGCAGGGGCGGCCCGAGCGCTTCATCCTCTTTTGCGACGACTTGTCGTTCGAGGAGGGCGAGGCGGCCTACAAGGCGTTG
It encodes:
- a CDS encoding DsbC family protein, whose protein sequence is MAIEKLRAMVAALGTVAVVLPGVAYADEAAVKKAVEAFVGSPSAVESVAKVPYGGLYEVLMKSGELVYTDDKVTFLLDGRVIDTKTRRDVTAARMAQLSAIDFGTLPLDQAIKQVRGNGSRVLVTFEDPNCTYCKRLAKELTQVKNVTLYTFLYPILTPDSTEKSRTIWCSKDRAKAWNDWILEAKAPPSGPKCDSEVVDRNVELGRKLRINGTPTLFLADGRRIGGYVAAAQLEEALAGVTK
- a CDS encoding ATP-binding protein, whose product is MNDVVRLIARAEQLMDRLELLLPRAAEAPDWSAAVAFLWRRRNGRAWLQPIVHPHGIRLKDLRDIDDQKARIDQNTRQFLAGRRANNVLLTGARGTGKSSLVKALLNAYAPKGLRLIEVDKADLIDLPEIVDLVQGRPERFILFCDDLSFEEGEAAYKALKSVLDGSIAAVPDNVLIYATSNRRHLMPEYHDENLQTRHVDGEIHPGEAVEEKISLSERFGLWISFYPFSQDEYLEIVAYWLKAFGLGKQAIDEARQEALQWALMRGSRSGRVAWQFARDWAGRGE
- a CDS encoding murein transglycosylase A produces the protein MKRRSTRYSACRPLVLLAASLLAACASQPPAPIAGDNTQTCPPPRACPACPVCPAPTVSPPVAPTEVPPPAAPLQRAQWGELNGWTNDDLTQAWPALRASCKGLAKQARWKPFCDAAQALGDRPAAPAIRRLIEDKLVPWAVHNPDNSTEGLITGYYEPLIKGSRTRSDRYPWPIHGVPPDLLTVDFGDLYPDLRNLRLRGRLVGNKVVPYWTRAEFDAMQDRTPAPVLLWAADPIELFFLQVQGSGRVELPDGTRVRVGYADQNGHPYQSIGRWLVAQGELPLEKASMEGIKNWAKTNPQRLPELLHSNPSYVFFKEMAATNDGPTGALGVPLTAGRSIAVDPRSIPLGAPVFLSSTFPLSDRPLRRLMFAQDTGGAIKGAVRADFFWGFGAEAGTQAGRMRQQGQLWVLQPRDDAAQ